A stretch of the Kroppenstedtia eburnea genome encodes the following:
- the pyc gene encoding pyruvate carboxylase, protein MRKFNKVLVANRGEIAIRIFRACTELGIRTVALYSAEDMTAFHRFKADEAYLIGEGKGPIEAYLDIEGIIDVAKRHDVDAIHPGYGFLSENAEFANRCREEGIVFIGPSPEQIQMFGDKVDAREMAVKAGIPVIPGTPEPIDSLAEAIRFGETHGYPMIIKAASGGGGRGMRIVRSPEELEEAVDRARSEAKSAFGNAEVYIEKYLENPRHIEVQILADEQGNMVHLFERDCSIQRRHQKVVEVAPSVSLPEELRNRICEAALQLMTTAGYINAGTVEFLVTPDHRFYFIEVNPRVQVEHTITEMITGIDIVQSQIRIAEGYTLDSPEVGIPPQREITTHGYAIQCRVTTEDPAQNFLPDTGRLLAYRSGGGFGIRLDVGNAYLGANITPHYDSLLVKVSSWALTFQQAANKMLRTLREFRIRGVKTNIPFLENVVQHPDFLSGNYDTTFIDSRQELFAYPSMRDRGTKLLNYIGETVVNGHPGLPKGEKPSFAPPRIPELSRQPSPLEGTKQILEAQGPEGLVEWIRGQRRLLLTDTTFRDAHQSLFATRVRTYDLLRISEATSQLASDLFSLEMWGGATFDTSMRFLNEDPWERLTSLRERIPNLLFQMLLRGANAVGYTNYPDNVIQEFVRLSADAGIDVFRIFDSLNWTPGMQVAIDAVRESGKVAEAAICYTGDILDPKRDKYNLQYYVNLAKELERMGAHILAIKDMAGLLKPYAAYKLIRTLKQEVGLPIHLHTHDTSGNQMATLLKAYEAGVDIVDAALSPMSGLTSQPSLDGLVASLEGRERETGLDLDHLQQLAHYWEDVRPFYAGFESGMKSTTSEIYKHEMPGGQYTNLHQQAKAVGLGDRWDEVKEAYHIVNHMFGDIVKVTPSSKVVGDLALFMVQNNLTEADVYERGERLDFPESVVRFFQGYLGQPPGGFPEKLQRIILKGRESFTHRPGEKLPAVDFKTVEKELEDKIGRPVTQTDVMSYIMYPQVFLEKEKISNEYGRISALDTPTFFYGLRPGEEVAVEIEQGKTLIVKLMSIGSLSPEGNRIVYFELNGQPRQVTLFDRSAEVSVEARRKADASDEGQIGASMPGKVLKVMVEPGDEVEKGEDLIVTEAMKMETTVQSPFPGRVKAVHAKAGDGIESGDLLLELEKRS, encoded by the coding sequence ATGAGGAAGTTCAACAAAGTACTGGTTGCCAATCGCGGTGAAATCGCAATCCGTATTTTTCGGGCCTGTACCGAACTGGGCATCCGGACGGTCGCACTCTATTCCGCCGAGGATATGACGGCCTTCCACCGTTTCAAGGCGGATGAAGCTTATCTGATCGGGGAAGGGAAGGGCCCGATCGAAGCTTATCTCGATATCGAAGGGATCATCGATGTCGCCAAGCGGCATGATGTGGATGCGATTCATCCCGGATATGGATTTTTGTCCGAAAATGCGGAGTTTGCCAACCGATGCCGGGAAGAAGGGATCGTTTTTATCGGGCCGTCACCGGAACAGATCCAGATGTTCGGGGATAAAGTGGATGCGAGGGAGATGGCGGTAAAAGCAGGGATCCCGGTGATCCCGGGCACTCCGGAGCCGATCGATTCATTGGCGGAAGCCATCCGGTTCGGAGAGACTCACGGCTACCCGATGATCATCAAGGCCGCTTCCGGCGGAGGCGGGCGGGGGATGCGCATCGTCCGCAGTCCGGAGGAACTGGAGGAAGCGGTGGACCGGGCCCGTTCCGAAGCGAAGTCCGCCTTTGGGAATGCGGAGGTTTACATCGAAAAATATCTGGAGAATCCCCGGCATATTGAAGTGCAGATCCTGGCGGACGAACAGGGGAATATGGTTCATCTCTTTGAACGGGACTGTTCAATTCAGCGCAGACATCAGAAAGTGGTGGAAGTGGCCCCCAGTGTCTCTCTGCCGGAGGAGTTGCGGAACCGGATCTGTGAAGCGGCATTGCAACTGATGACAACCGCCGGATACATCAATGCGGGAACGGTGGAATTCCTGGTGACGCCGGATCACCGCTTCTACTTTATCGAGGTCAACCCCCGGGTTCAGGTGGAGCATACAATCACCGAGATGATCACCGGGATCGACATCGTCCAATCGCAAATCCGCATTGCCGAGGGATACACCCTGGACTCGCCGGAGGTGGGCATTCCGCCGCAGAGGGAGATCACCACCCACGGTTATGCGATCCAGTGCCGGGTCACCACCGAGGATCCCGCGCAAAACTTCTTGCCGGACACCGGTCGCTTGCTCGCCTATCGTTCCGGCGGCGGCTTCGGGATTCGGCTCGATGTGGGAAACGCTTATCTGGGGGCCAACATCACCCCCCATTATGATTCACTCCTGGTCAAGGTATCCTCCTGGGCCCTCACCTTTCAACAGGCTGCCAACAAGATGTTGCGCACCTTGCGGGAGTTTCGCATCCGGGGTGTGAAAACCAATATTCCCTTTTTGGAGAATGTCGTCCAACATCCCGATTTCCTCTCCGGCAACTACGACACCACGTTTATCGACAGCAGGCAGGAACTATTTGCCTATCCGTCCATGCGGGATCGGGGGACCAAACTGTTGAACTACATCGGGGAGACGGTGGTGAACGGCCATCCCGGACTGCCCAAGGGAGAAAAACCTTCCTTCGCACCTCCCCGGATTCCTGAACTTTCCCGACAGCCGTCGCCTCTTGAGGGGACCAAGCAGATCCTGGAGGCTCAGGGACCTGAGGGCTTGGTGGAATGGATCCGGGGGCAGCGGCGGTTGTTGCTCACGGACACCACCTTCCGGGATGCGCACCAATCTCTGTTCGCCACCCGGGTGCGCACCTACGATCTGTTGCGCATCTCCGAGGCGACCAGTCAACTGGCTTCCGATCTCTTCTCTCTGGAGATGTGGGGCGGCGCCACCTTTGACACCAGTATGCGCTTTCTCAACGAGGATCCCTGGGAGAGATTGACCAGTCTCAGGGAACGGATTCCCAATCTCCTGTTTCAGATGTTGCTGCGTGGGGCCAATGCTGTCGGTTATACCAACTACCCGGATAATGTGATTCAAGAGTTCGTCCGACTCTCCGCTGATGCCGGGATCGATGTTTTCCGCATTTTCGACAGCTTGAACTGGACCCCGGGGATGCAGGTGGCCATCGATGCTGTCCGTGAATCCGGCAAGGTGGCCGAAGCGGCCATCTGTTACACCGGGGATATCCTGGACCCGAAACGGGACAAGTACAACCTGCAATACTATGTAAACCTGGCCAAAGAGTTGGAGCGGATGGGAGCCCATATCCTGGCCATCAAGGATATGGCGGGACTGCTGAAACCTTATGCCGCCTATAAGTTGATCCGGACTCTCAAACAGGAAGTGGGGCTTCCGATCCATCTTCACACCCACGATACCAGCGGCAACCAAATGGCCACCCTGCTGAAAGCCTATGAGGCGGGTGTGGACATTGTGGATGCCGCACTGAGTCCCATGTCCGGGTTGACTTCCCAGCCCAGCCTGGACGGCCTGGTGGCCTCCCTGGAAGGCAGGGAGAGGGAGACGGGATTGGATCTGGATCACCTGCAACAATTGGCTCATTACTGGGAAGATGTCCGTCCCTTTTATGCCGGCTTTGAGAGCGGGATGAAATCGACGACCTCGGAAATCTACAAGCATGAGATGCCCGGCGGGCAGTACACCAACCTCCACCAGCAGGCGAAAGCGGTCGGCCTCGGCGATCGGTGGGATGAGGTGAAAGAGGCTTACCATATCGTCAATCACATGTTCGGGGATATCGTCAAAGTGACGCCTTCCTCCAAAGTGGTTGGGGATCTGGCCTTGTTCATGGTTCAGAACAACCTGACGGAAGCGGATGTCTATGAAAGGGGAGAGCGACTCGATTTTCCCGAATCCGTCGTCCGCTTTTTCCAGGGATATCTCGGACAGCCTCCCGGGGGTTTCCCCGAAAAACTGCAGCGGATCATTCTGAAGGGGCGGGAAAGCTTCACCCATCGTCCCGGGGAAAAGTTGCCGGCGGTGGACTTTAAAACAGTGGAAAAGGAACTGGAGGATAAAATCGGCCGTCCGGTGACGCAGACCGATGTGATGTCCTACATCATGTATCCCCAGGTGTTCTTGGAGAAAGAGAAAATATCCAATGAATACGGCCGGATCTCCGCTTTGGACACCCCCACTTTTTTCTACGGGCTGCGGCCGGGAGAAGAGGTGGCGGTGGAGATCGAACAGGGGAAGACCTTGATTGTGAAATTGATGTCCATCGGCTCCCTCAGTCCGGAGGGAAATCGCATCGTCTACTTTGAATTGAACGGACAGCCGCGGCAAGTCACACTCTTTGACCGATCCGCCGAAGTCTCCGTGGAAGCGCGCCGTAAGGCGGATGCTTCCGATGAGGGACAGATCGGTGCCTCCATGCCGGGGAAAGTGTTGAAAGTGATGGTGGAGCCCGGGGATGAAGTGGAGAAAGGGGAGGACTTGATCGTCACCGAAGCGATGAAGATGGAGACGACGGTACAATCTCCATTCCCGGGAAGGGTGAAAGCAGTTCACGCAAAGGCCGGGGATGGAATTGAAAGCGGGGATCTGCTGCTGGAGCTGGAAAAGAGATCTTAA
- the thiE gene encoding thiamine phosphate synthase, translating to MPVSPASLRLYFVMGSQDCKGRDPVWVLREAIHGGITMFQFREKKSSLTLSQRVFLGKKLRDLCARQGIPFIVNDRTDLAMVLNADGVHVGQEDLPAVQVRRLLGPKPMLGVSCGNPEEADKATQAGADYIGVGSMYATRSKPDAGEPIGPSAIRQIARMDNSSLPIVGIGGIHHHNAKAVIQAGAEGIAVISAIAGASSPRQAAAELRETVERTLMEQQAI from the coding sequence ATGCCGGTTTCACCTGCAAGCCTCCGGCTCTATTTTGTGATGGGGAGCCAGGACTGCAAGGGGCGGGATCCGGTTTGGGTATTGCGGGAAGCGATTCATGGTGGTATAACCATGTTTCAATTCCGGGAAAAAAAGTCATCCCTCACCCTTTCGCAAAGGGTGTTCCTCGGTAAAAAATTGCGGGATCTCTGTGCCCGCCAGGGAATTCCCTTCATCGTCAATGACCGTACCGACTTGGCCATGGTACTGAACGCCGACGGTGTTCATGTGGGCCAGGAGGATCTGCCTGCCGTTCAAGTACGCCGCCTGTTGGGACCCAAGCCGATGCTCGGGGTTTCCTGCGGCAATCCGGAAGAAGCGGACAAGGCAACCCAGGCCGGTGCCGATTATATTGGAGTCGGTTCCATGTATGCCACCCGTTCCAAACCGGATGCCGGTGAACCGATCGGACCCTCCGCCATCCGTCAAATTGCCCGAATGGACAACTCCTCTCTTCCCATCGTCGGAATCGGCGGCATTCATCACCACAATGCCAAAGCCGTGATCCAGGCCGGAGCGGAGGGGATCGCCGTCATCTCCGCAATCGCCGGAGCCTCTTCCCCCCGTCAGGCAGCAGCGGAACTGAGAGAAACAGTGGAGCGGACTCTTATGGAACAACAGGCCATCTGA
- a CDS encoding enoyl-CoA hydratase/isomerase family protein, translating to MFETILYETQGGVATVTFNRPKAFNAFNMKMHEEAIQAMDQAVSDREVRCIVLKGSGKGFSSGADLSVSREFGAEADYGKILQETYNPLLMRMVEADKPIVAALHGPAFGAGLSVALACDFRIASDNASLSMAFVNIGLVPDAGATFFLPRIVGYSRALELAMTGRKLDAEEAYTMGLVNRVVPAEELDAAVEEYARRLAQAPTGALAGMKRNFLKSFENDLPTLLEAEAREQTVCGRSGDHREGVAAFFEKRLPTFKGR from the coding sequence ATGTTTGAAACCATCTTGTATGAAACCCAGGGCGGAGTGGCAACCGTCACTTTTAACCGGCCAAAGGCGTTTAATGCCTTTAATATGAAGATGCATGAGGAAGCGATTCAGGCCATGGACCAGGCCGTCTCAGACCGGGAGGTGCGTTGCATCGTCCTGAAGGGAAGCGGCAAGGGCTTCAGCTCCGGTGCCGATCTCAGTGTCAGCCGGGAATTCGGGGCGGAGGCGGACTACGGAAAGATTTTGCAGGAGACTTACAACCCACTCCTGATGCGGATGGTGGAGGCGGATAAACCGATCGTGGCCGCTCTGCACGGTCCGGCTTTCGGTGCCGGCTTGAGTGTGGCCCTGGCCTGCGATTTCCGGATTGCCTCTGATAACGCTTCTCTCAGTATGGCTTTCGTCAACATCGGTTTGGTGCCGGATGCAGGGGCCACCTTCTTTCTGCCGCGCATCGTGGGCTACAGTCGGGCACTGGAACTGGCGATGACGGGGAGGAAATTGGATGCGGAGGAAGCTTACACGATGGGGTTGGTGAACCGGGTGGTGCCGGCGGAGGAATTGGATGCGGCGGTGGAGGAATATGCCCGGCGGCTGGCGCAGGCGCCCACAGGTGCACTCGCGGGAATGAAGCGCAATTTCTTGAAGAGTTTCGAAAATGATCTTCCCACCCTGTTGGAGGCGGAAGCGAGGGAGCAGACTGTCTGCGGCAGAAGCGGTGATCATCGCGAGGGAGTGGCCGCCTTCTTTGAAAAACGGCTGCCGACATTCAAGGGACGGTAA
- the thiD gene encoding bifunctional hydroxymethylpyrimidine kinase/phosphomethylpyrimidine kinase — protein sequence MLITTSSRIPRALTIAGSDSGGGAGIQADLKTFQELDVFGMSAITAVTIQNTLGVHGYHELEAKAVADQIDAVVEDLGVDALKTGMIANISIMEVIADRVKHHRLAPLVVDPVMVAKGGALLLEKSAQTTLVNTLIPLARLVTPNLPEAEVLTGMSLNTDEDRKEAARQIHDMGAEAVVIKGGHLEGEFSTDLLFDGESFHTFTSPRISTRHTHGTGCTFSAAVTAELAKGRPLSEAVSIAKEFVTRAIAHPLELGGGHGPTNHWAFRQHRTQTVISDSPRT from the coding sequence ATGTTGATCACAACATCGAGCAGGATTCCACGGGCATTGACCATCGCCGGCTCCGACAGCGGTGGAGGGGCGGGAATCCAGGCGGATCTCAAAACATTTCAGGAATTGGATGTCTTTGGAATGTCCGCGATTACCGCAGTCACAATCCAAAACACCTTGGGTGTGCACGGGTACCATGAGCTGGAAGCAAAAGCCGTTGCAGATCAAATCGATGCCGTGGTGGAAGATCTGGGTGTGGATGCTTTGAAAACCGGGATGATCGCCAACATCTCCATCATGGAAGTCATCGCTGACAGGGTGAAGCATCACCGGTTGGCTCCCTTGGTAGTCGATCCGGTGATGGTGGCCAAAGGGGGGGCCCTCCTGTTGGAAAAGTCCGCCCAAACCACACTGGTGAACACCCTCATTCCACTGGCCCGGTTGGTGACACCCAACCTGCCGGAGGCCGAAGTCCTCACCGGAATGAGTTTGAACACCGATGAAGACCGCAAGGAAGCCGCCCGGCAGATCCACGACATGGGGGCCGAAGCTGTGGTGATCAAAGGGGGGCATCTGGAAGGGGAATTCTCCACAGATCTCCTGTTTGACGGAGAATCCTTCCACACCTTTACTTCCCCCCGAATCTCAACCCGTCACACCCATGGAACCGGCTGTACTTTTTCCGCCGCGGTCACGGCGGAATTGGCCAAAGGGCGCCCGTTATCGGAGGCGGTTTCCATCGCCAAAGAGTTTGTCACCCGGGCAATCGCTCATCCCCTGGAGCTGGGTGGAGGACATGGTCCCACCAATCACTGGGCATTCCGCCAACATCGGACCCAAACTGTCATTTCCGACTCTCCCCGGACATAG